The following nucleotide sequence is from Ignavibacteriales bacterium.
AGAAATTTATGAAGAAAGATTCGGTCATGCTAATCGTTATTTCAAAGAATGTGGTAAAGAAGGATGGAAAACTGATCGGGGCAGAATATATATTTTAAATGGATCTCCTTATGATGTGATTCGTGAACCATTTCATCAAAATACAATTGGAGATTATAATTCTGATTTGAATTCAATAAATGTTAAATTTAGTCATATCATGATTAAAGAAGTTGAAATTTGGACATATAATAAATCTGCACAATCAAGTAAATTCCAAAATGTTTTTTCGCACAACAATCTCGGTATGACACAATACGTTTTTATAGATATGATTGGAAGTGGCAGTTACCGACTTATGCAATCTACTGAAGATATGGAATTAGATGATCCAAGAGTGCATTTTAATTATTTCAATCTTAGGTAGATAATCAGATGGCAAAATTCGATAACATACTTTTCTGGTTATTTTTGTCGGTAATAATCATCAGTCTAAGCTGGTCTGCTT
It contains:
- a CDS encoding GWxTD domain-containing protein; the encoded protein is MFIIITAFGCASIFDIHKPEKNVKEEISDKLYYLTSELQQDELSKLTSDEEIYAFENNVWLIYDPTPQTSKNEFKEIYEERFGHANRYFKECGKEGWKTDRGRIYILNGSPYDVIREPFHQNTIGDYNSDLNSINVKFSHIMIKEVEIWTYNKSAQSSKFQNVFSHNNLGMTQYVFIDMIGSGSYRLMQSTEDMELDDPRVHFNYFNLR